In Cryomorphaceae bacterium, the genomic stretch AGTGGTAAAAGCAGCCGGCACCGACCCTGATAAATTTCTGGAGCTGCTCGGGTTTCTGCTTAACTACGGCGTGGTGCTGATTATCGGGCTGGCGTTTATGGCCTTTGTGTTTTACCCGTTGATGGTTCAAACATTGGTGAAAGACATTCGCTACAAGGGCTTTTTGGCAGCCATGCGCGACGCCCAGATTACGGCTTTTTCAACCTCATCCTCGGTGGCCACCCTGCCCATTACCATGCAGTGTGTACACGAGAAATTAGGCGTTTCGGAGCGCACCACCAGCTTTGTATTGCCCATCGGCGCAACCATCAACATGGATGGAACCAGCCTTTACCAGGCGGTTGCGGTGGTGGCATTGGCACAGTTTCACATGGTGGATCTAACCCTCGGCCAGCAATTGGTTATCATCATTACTGCTTCATTGGCATCTATTGGCGCAGCGGCCATTCCCAGTGCCGGACTCGTGCTGATGATCATTGTGCTCGAATCGGTGGGTCTGAACCCGGCCTGGATTGCCCTCATATTCCCTATTGACAGAATTTTGGACATGTGCCGCACGGTGGTAAACGTAACGGGTGATGGCGCGGTATCGGCCATTATTGCAAGCTCCGAAGGTGAGATGGAGTACGTGCGGGAAAACACCTAGCCGAATGATTCAGTAGTCAAGATCTCGATTCATCCCGGGAAGCTATAGGGCGCAAAGATTGCGTTGATTGGCATTTAGACTTCACCGCCTACTCAACCCAACTATGTGCTTCTATCCCTCCACTTTTACGTGCGCCCAGTTTTCGCCGTTCTTAATGCGGTACAATTGCATTTCACTGATACCAAACTGTTTGGCGATAAGTTTCATGCGGGTTTTTCGCTGTGGATTGAAAATCATCTTCTTAATCCGCATCACATCCGTTGAGGTAAGCTTGTGTCCTTTATGGGGCTTTCGGTGTTTCCGTTCTTCGCGGCTGCGCAACACGTGTGGACTTTTTTGCTGGTGCGCCAACATTTCCTGGCGCGTGGCCCATTTGAGGTTGTCCGGACGGTTATTCTCTTTGTCAAAATCCAGATGAATAATAAACTCGTGTTCTTCAGAAGGGCGATCCAAAAAGGCTTCCCCCACCAGGCGATGAACGTAATAGGTTTTGTACTGCCCGAATGGTTTGGGGCGAAAAGCAGGATAACCTCCCACCAGTCCGCAGCGCATAAGCTTGCCTTCTTCCATGGAGCGCGCATAACTTATAAGCCTGCCATAATTGGAGATGGCATAATTTTTTCTGAGTGCATCTTTGGGGAAAGGGATTTGCTTCCATTCTTCCCTTGGGTAAAGTCTGAATTTGGGTTGCCCGGTCATAGGTCTTATGCTTCTGAAACAGGTACCACAACCTGTTTAAAAGTTAAAACACAAATACCGGCGGTTGGTTCAGCACAAAACGCGAATTATCTCAAACAACAACGGCCCACCTTGCAGTGAGCCGTTGCATTTTAAATCCTGTTCGCAATGATTACTGACTGATAATTACTTTTCGCGAGCTCCAGTTTTCGTTGTGGCCAACCTGCACAACATACAGACCGGGCCTTAGTGATCCGGTATCCAACGTGCGCATATCACCGGGGTTTGCCTGTCCTTCTTCATTCCACACGCGCTTTCCGGATACATCAAACATCTGTAACACATACTTACCGGTAAAGTGTAACTGAACATTGATCCAATCGCGAGCGGGCACTGGAAAAACATTAAACCCTTCTTCTGAGGCAAATACGTCTTCTCCTGTGCCAATATCTACCATTGCCAGCACTTCCGTGCGTTCTGAAACACAACCCGATTCGGGTCGTTGCACTTCCCAGTCGTAGAAAAAGTAATAGTAATTGAACTCGTTGGCTCCCTGAATATTGGTTCCCGTAATGGCTCCCATATCGCCCAAAGCATACGGAAATTCCAGGGTGTTGTCTTCTCCATTTCGGTACAACTGTGGGTTACCGGTGGTTTTCAGTTCATATCCGGTTCCGGCAGGAATTTCAAAATCCAGATCAACCCTTGATTCACCATCAGGGATATTGAACACGCCCTCAGCGATTATCTCACCTCCTCCGGTTGTGGTGGCGCGAATGGTGCGGTTTCCTGCTCCGTTGGCATACACCAGCACCGATTTAATGATGAGCTCTTCGTTGGCATCAAACCTCAGGAAAAAGCTGGAGTTACTGTGAAATCCGCCGGGACCGCTGTTGTCTTCTTTTCCTCCAAAAGCTATTTCCCCACCCACCAGGGCCGACTCTTCTACGTAAAAGGGCGTTGTTTCGCTGATAAAGGGGGTTTCAAAAACAGGGCCCGTACCCAGTATTTCTCCTCCAAAAGGAACATCGTACCAGCGCAGGTTATCATCGCCAATGGCGGTAAGTGTTGCTATGCCCGGCTCCGGAATGATGTCTCCTTCGGCGAATGGTGCCATGGGGGCTTCGAGCACCTCCACTTCAATGGTTTCTGAATTAAAACTTCCGCAAACGCCCTCGATGGTTACAAAATACTCACCTGATTCAGCTACTTCAATGCTCTGGGTTTCTTCGCCATTAGACCACAGGTAGGCTTCGGCCTCTGAGGCAACAAGGGTCACAAATTCTCCTTCGCAGAAAATCACTTCTCCCAGGGCAGAAACTTGCGGGGTTTCGTCGGGTTCAAGTTCCACAAACACAGCCGGGGCTATTGCCGGGCAGCCCCCCTCCTGCGTAACAGTTACCGAATATGCACCTACGGCACCTACCTCAATGCTCTGTGTTTGGGCGCCGTTGGACCAAAGATAGCTTTCGCCCAAGGGTGCGGTAAGGGTAAGTGTTGAGCCTTCGCACAAAACTGCCGGGCCATCCACCTCAATGGCAATGGGTTGAGAAATACAAGTGTTCTCAATCACGGTGTATGTCTGGTTTCCTTCGAGGTCTTCAAAGATTTCAATAATTCCTGAAGGCCACTTAACAACCAATTCATCTACTTCGGTTTCCTGACCAAGACCGAAATGAACCTGGAATGAATTGTTGATGCCGTAGCTTTCACCTGAGCGCACCTCGCGGATTTGAATTCCCCACGGACCGTGAATTTCAACCCGTGCTCCTATGGCGTTGCGGTTGCTCACCGTACCTTCAAGGTTAAAAGCGATGTAGCTGTTGTCATTTCCTTCGTTGAGCCAGAGGATATCAGGATTGTTCATGTCGGGACTTACGTAACCATTTCCGTAGCTGGCATACACGTCCAAAAAGCCATCGTTGTTGAGGTCTCCTACCGCGAACGAATGCATGGTATCTGAGTAGGGAAACATGCCCGGCACAAGGGTAAAGGTTCCATCTCCATTTCCTTTGTGGTATCCGTGCACCCCGCCTGCGTATAGCACATCCACAAATCCGTCGTTGTCAAAATCTTTCATGATGCATTGAAGAAAAAAGCCTCCAATTTCCAAACCGCTGCCGGCGGTAATATTCGTAAAGTAGCC encodes the following:
- a CDS encoding T9SS C-terminal target domain-containing protein; amino-acid sequence: MNPKTNLMRFFLPLVAAGLLSTALQAQTTFAPSNNLLNQTFNSGGCVGVADMNGDGLDDIVHMNLSRRVIIEYQNADGSFTLYDYGQVSSSNQWGMCIGDVDNNGHNDVFSGGSYDGVHLLMIDAVGESQLLSLPQGNMFMQGCNMADMNNDGWLDAFACHDDAESRIWGNDGEGVLVPQNDWIDMATVPTSDNSGNYGSVWCDINNDGHLDLYIAKCRQGVSNPNDPRRVNMCFMNDGNGNFTNEALERGLVVFSQSWTADFADIDNDGDMDCLITNHDNTLMLLENDGNGYFTNITAGSGLEIGGFFLQCIMKDFDNDGFVDVLYAGGVHGYHKGNGDGTFTLVPGMFPYSDTMHSFAVGDLNNDGFLDVYASYGNGYVSPDMNNPDILWLNEGNDNSYIAFNLEGTVSNRNAIGARVEIHGPWGIQIREVRSGESYGINNSFQVHFGLGQETEVDELVVKWPSGIIEIFEDLEGNQTYTVIENTCISQPIAIEVDGPAVLCEGSTLTLTAPLGESYLWSNGAQTQSIEVGAVGAYSVTVTQEGGCPAIAPAVFVELEPDETPQVSALGEVIFCEGEFVTLVASEAEAYLWSNGEETQSIEVAESGEYFVTIEGVCGSFNSETIEVEVLEAPMAPFAEGDIIPEPGIATLTAIGDDNLRWYDVPFGGEILGTGPVFETPFISETTPFYVEESALVGGEIAFGGKEDNSGPGGFHSNSSFFLRFDANEELIIKSVLVYANGAGNRTIRATTTGGGEIIAEGVFNIPDGESRVDLDFEIPAGTGYELKTTGNPQLYRNGEDNTLEFPYALGDMGAITGTNIQGANEFNYYYFFYDWEVQRPESGCVSERTEVLAMVDIGTGEDVFASEEGFNVFPVPARDWINVQLHFTGKYVLQMFDVSGKRVWNEEGQANPGDMRTLDTGSLRPGLYVVQVGHNENWSSRKVIISQ